Proteins from one Bacteroides zhangwenhongii genomic window:
- a CDS encoding DUF6769 family protein encodes MKGKKRIIVTLLFFINIIMLVAAVIPHHHHPNGMICMKQDLPVEQQCPKHHHHPGSDTCCNSECLTRFQSSIPSIHSYSSPDYVFIATLFTDVIIEHLLRPQEKRVKNYYVFRDSLHGTDFYRATSLRAPPYSVFA; translated from the coding sequence ATGAAAGGGAAAAAAAGAATCATAGTAACTCTGCTGTTTTTTATCAACATTATCATGTTGGTGGCAGCCGTTATTCCCCATCATCACCACCCTAACGGAATGATTTGCATGAAGCAGGACTTGCCCGTAGAGCAACAATGCCCCAAGCATCATCATCATCCGGGAAGCGACACCTGTTGCAACAGCGAGTGTCTGACACGCTTTCAGTCGTCCATCCCATCCATACACAGCTATAGCAGTCCGGATTATGTATTTATCGCTACGCTGTTCACCGATGTCATTATCGAACATTTACTACGCCCGCAGGAGAAACGGGTAAAGAACTATTACGTCTTCCGAGACTCTCTGCATGGCACGGATTTCTACCGTGCCACCTCGCTTCGCGCACCTCCCTACTCTGTTTTCGCTTAA